From Carassius auratus strain Wakin chromosome 22, ASM336829v1, whole genome shotgun sequence, a single genomic window includes:
- the LOC113040771 gene encoding circadian locomoter output cycles protein kaput-like, whose product MVVVFFLEAFNNVDTRGKVVLGYTEIELCMRGSGYQFIHAADMMHCADNHVRMIKTGESGLTVFRLLTKGGTWIWVQSNARLVYKGGRPDFIIARQRALTNEEGEEHLRQRKLQLPFSCPTGEGVLYETGPTLDIADMQNPSKGQNMQKPPSLDPDSLLGCMLKQDQSVYNNNNDPNSQFTLDKAFGDSHALLNVPGNTWQPSALNTGIKEESVVKDMMDSLQQIIGDNSICGLQGFDVDESDLKEWENTLLRMNYSNEMELNEIITDDILSYVEDALFKDSGIQLPEQLKSQGSFVEVPECLPEMELQNNLAVNQEFNCQADILSGSPGAGGFVGMNIQDEVDVSSPGRGLVKLNHMGPQMLPGNSFGQSFGLEETTQKMPGNNNIMFNPSLAMQQPTQVRLGLQGAIQENGMVPCGQRNLQTGNQLHHNTMTLPLQSPLLQGTSTQPMGFIGQNSLPQKPSISQKPQWVSDSNNMMDNLQNSCTRNISGVQDAGLHSGPTPQLQGQFSLHTQNAANPGLPSWQQSQPQPVSKSFSSGQQNMTGFIGQVAGFQRDLLGELMSHTNGQGFGSGFLPQTTANGIYPQQGEMINNSPQLTTNSCMFTGTLQPTVNGTQYGSVDPISSVPSCQRAKALVTQSPNQTSCYYQRVPSESIVGTTVIPQEDTNISPMACRVPLGLTPENILAQQYLSCNGQTQIANPPLKEKGTLHFPSLVNGTTYFSENNQSSCCDY is encoded by the exons ATGGTCGTGGTCT TCTTTCTGGAGGCCTTCAACAA TGTTGACACCAG GGGAAAGGTGGTTCTTGGTTACACTGAGATTGAGCTGTGTATGAGAGGCTCTGGCTATCAGTTCATTCATGCTGCGGACATGATGCACTGTGCTGACAACCATGTCAGAA TGATAAAGACTGGAGAAAGTGGTTTAACTGTCTTCAGACTTCTCACGAAGGGGGGTACATGGATCTGGGTGCAGTCCAATGCTAGGCTTGTTTATAAAGGGGGAAGACCAGACTTCATTATTGCTCGACAAAGAGCACTAAC TAATGAGGAGGGTGAGGAACACCTCCGTCAAAGGAAGTTGCAGCTACCTTTTAGCTGCCCCACTGGTGAGGGTGTCTTGTATGAGACTGGCCCCACACTGGACATCGCTGACATGCAAAATCCCAGCAAGGGCCAGAATATGCAGAAACCTCCATCTCTGGACCCAGATTCTCTTCTCGGCTGCATGCTGAAACAGGATCAGTCtgtctacaacaacaacaatgacccCAATTCCCAGTTCACCCTTGACAAGGCTTTCGGGGATAGCCACGCCCTGCTCAATGTCCCTGGGAACACCTGGCAGCCGTCAGCCCTGAACACTGGGATAAAGGAGGAAAGTGTGGTAAAGGACATGATGGATAGCTTGCAACAGATTATTGGGGACAACAGTATTTGTGGGCTTCAGGGGTTTGATGTGGACGAATCGGACCTGAAGGAGTGGGAGAACACTCTGCTCAGGATGAACTACAGCAACGAAATGGAACTTAATGAAATCATCACCGATGACATCCTCTCTTATGTCGAGGATGCACTTTTTAAGGACAGTGGCATTCAGTTGCCTGAACAACTCAAGAGCCAGGGTTCATTTGTTGAGGTGCCTGAGTGTCTTCCAGAAATGGAACTACAGAATAACTTAGCTGTTAACCAGGAATTCAACTGCCAGGCAGATATACTCAGTGGATCCCCAGGTGCAGGTGGGTTCGTCGGAATGAACATCCAAGATGAAGTGGACGTCAGTAGCCCTGGAAGAGGGTTGGTGAAGCTCAACCATATGGGGCCACAGATGCTACCTGGCAACTCTTTTGGACAATCATTTGGACTAGAAGAGACAACCCAGAAGATGCCTGGCAATAATAACATTATGTTTAATCCTTCTCTTGCCATGCAGCAGCCGACCCAAGTCAGGCTTGGTCTGCAAGGTGCCATCCAAGAGAATGGAATGGTGCCATGTGGCCAGAGAAACCTACAGACCGGAAACCAGCTCCATCACAACACAATGACTCTCCCTCTTCAAAGTCCTCTATTGCAGGGCACTTCCACCCAGCCAATGGGCTTTATTGGCCAAAATTCCCTTCCTCAAAAACCGTCAATCAGTCAGAAACCTCAGTGGGTGTCTGACAGCAACAATATGATGGATAACCTGCAGAACTCTTGCACTCGTAATATTTCAGGTGTACAAGATGCGGGACTACACTCTGGCCCAACTCCCCAACTACAAGGACAGTTTTCTCTTCACACTCAAAACGCTGCCAATCCTGGACTGCCTAGCTGGCAGCAATCACAGCCTCAACCGGTCTCCAAATCATTTTCCAGCGGGCAACAGAATATGACGGGCTTCATCGGCCAAGTTGCAGGCTTCCAAAGAGACCTGCTTGGAGAACTGATGTCGCACACAAACGGACAAGGATTCGGGTCTGGTTTCCTGCCCCAGACAACTGCAAATGGCATTTATCCTCAGCAAGGAGAGATGATCAACAACAGCCCTCAATTGACCACCAACAGCTGCATGTTCACCGGCACTCTTCAACCGACAGTGAACGGGACGCAGTATGGTTCTGTTGATCCAATATCTTCAGTGCCATCCTGCCAGAGGGCTAAAGCTCTTGTTACCCAGAGTCCTAACCAAACATCCTGCTACTACCAAAGAGTTCCAAGTGAGTCAATCGTGGGAACGACGGTCATCCCACAAGAAGACACCAATATCAGCCCCATGGCCTGTCGAGTGCCACTTGGGTTAACTCCAGAGAACATACTTGCTCAGCAGTATCTCTCCTGCAATGGCCAGACACAG ATCGCAAACCCTCCACTTAAGGAGAAAGGAACGCTCCATTTTCCATCGTTGGTCAATGGAACCACCTACTTTTCCGAGAACAACCAAAGCAGTTGCTGTGACTATTAG
- the LOC113040772 gene encoding high mobility group nucleosome-binding domain-containing protein 5-like: MTTVNLVPQDLAGRLEWIDPTQCRCSSEQIPWHEIRVLTSVVNLRICEGAEIPPFIYSNRGGRDGSPKVRVFDEYGGEVRSIPTRGWDELDETDAGEGSERGSVAPSFVPRREENRNALDFSAPQQEVPESPDDESESEDEEPLKTYFGKEKQGDLGDCDSEMWQLSQIISQRRKQLNQLREEIEQEQFEEKWRTVGSLTACQEIAEKGVEGILRHIFQGVKRNALAGAKEFLLYGPETSPEELERALIRYDRKTEIIQTDKEKSGSKTQRSKDPPRRSSREKKPYNRYEVEGKFSPHPEQKPDRNWRKGRDRFSPKDSSHGGRKYRDQSKPRDNRPENNREKSNYITPEKWNKLSSEVRQQIMEDRQKSRPEARIGRVRTADTRAEASVEKEEAKAKRKKNKKKGPELTEA; this comes from the exons ATGACGACGGTCAACCTTGTTCCACAGGATTTAGCTGGAAGGCTTGAATGGATTGACCCTACGCAGTGTAGGTGTAGTTCAGAGCAGATTCCATGGCATGAGATAAGAGTGCTAACTTCAGTAGTGAATCTTAGGATTTGTGAAGGAGCAGAGATCCCGCCCTTTATTTATTCAAACCGAGGGGGACGAGATGGTTCACCCAAAGTAAGAGTGTTTGATGAATATGGGGGGGAAGTCAGAAGCATTCCAACAAGAGGTTGGGATGAACTGGATGAGACAGATGCTGGAGAAGGGTCTGAGAGAGGATCAGTAGCCCCCAGCTTTGTGCCTCGTAGAGAGGAAAATAGAAATGCTCTAGACTTCAGTGCTCCACAGCAGGAAGTGCCTGAAAGCCCAGATGATGAGTCTGAGTCAGAGGATGAAGAACCTCTGAAGACTTATTTTGGGAAAG AGAAACAAGGGGACCTAGGAGACTGCGATTCAGAGATGTGGCAACTGAGTCAGATTATCAGTCAGAGGAGGAAGCAGCTCAACCAGCTGAG AGAAGAAATTGAGCAGGAACAGTTTGAGGAGAAGTGGCGTACAGTAGGATCATTAACAGCCTGTCAAGAAATTGCTGAAAAAGGTGTAGAGGGAATTCTAAGACACATTTTTCAAGGTGTAAAGAGAAACGCCCTAGCAGGAGCGAAAGAGTTCCTCCTTTATGGTCCAGAAACATCCCCTGAAGAATTAGAGAGGGCTCTAATTCGATAtgatagaaagacagaaataATTCAGACAGATAAGGAAAAATCAGGTAGTAAAACTCAGAGGTCTAAAGATCCACCGAGACGGTCAAGCCGTGAGAAGAAGCCCTACAACCGCTATGAGGTGGAGGGTAAATTCTCCCCTCACCCAGAGCAAAAACCAGATAGGAACTGGAGAAAAGGGAGAGACCGTTTTAGCCCCAAAGATAGCTCTCATGGAGGGAGAAAGTATAGGGACCAATCAAAACCTAGAGACAATAGACCTGAGAATAATAGAGAGAAAAGTAATTACATTACTCCAGAGAAATGGAATAAATTAAGCTCAGAAGTGAGACAGCAGATTATGGAGGACAGACAGAAAAGCAGGCCTGAAGCCAGAATAGGCAGAGTAAGAACAGCAGACACCAGGGCGGAAGCCAGTGTTGAGAAAGAGGAAGCTAAGGCCAAGAGaaagaagaacaagaaaaagGGCCCTGAGCTAACAGAAGCATAG